A single Anopheles arabiensis isolate DONGOLA chromosome 2, AaraD3, whole genome shotgun sequence DNA region contains:
- the LOC120893520 gene encoding uncharacterized protein LOC120893520, whose amino-acid sequence MRNHSGPQVAKRRLLAAVAESIIRYAAPVWSEATDLQWCQRKLAQVQRPLARGVTSSFVSVAYETGVALAGLVPFRLLVREDARCHRRLLAAPGASRKDIRLEERHSPGVAASVQHVPSPSPVMTEPVAGADQLKPIGAKALNAIEGCQKCTIRTEYDARTRRHFFRYGAIT is encoded by the exons ATGAGGAACCACAGTGggccccaggtggccaagcgtcggctgttggcggcagtggcggagtcgatcatccggtatgctgcccccgtgtggtccgaggcgacggatctgcagtggtgccagaggaagCTGGCCCAGGTGCAGAGGCCCCTGGCTCGCGGTGTcaccagctcgttcgtgtcggtggcataTGAGACCGGAGTTGCACTGGCAG gccttgtgccgttcaggctgctggtacgggaggACGCAAGGTGCCATCGGAGGCTCCTAGCTGCCCCGGGCGCCAGCCGCAAGGACATCCGGCTGGAAGAGCGGCACTCTCCAggagtggcagcgagc GTACAACATGTCCCTTCGCCCAGCCCGGTTATGACCGAACCAGTAGCTGGAGCCGATCAACTGAAACCGATAG gtgcTAAGGCGTTAAACGCGATCGAGGGTTGTCAGAAGTGCACCATACGAACGGAGTATGACGCCAGAACGCGTCGGCATTTCTTCCGTTACGGTGCAATCACTTAG